A part of Oncorhynchus masou masou isolate Uvic2021 chromosome 21, UVic_Omas_1.1, whole genome shotgun sequence genomic DNA contains:
- the LOC135508195 gene encoding neuroglobin-1, with translation MEKLTEKEKELIRVSWESLGKNKVPHGVIMFSRLFELEPALLNLFHYNTNCGTIQDCLSSPEFLDHVTKVMLVIDAAVSHLDNLHTLEDFLLNLGKKHQAVGVNTQSFAVVGESLLYMLQCSLGQGYTAPLRQAWLNMYTIVVAAMSRGWAKNGEHKTD, from the exons ATGGAGAagctgacagagaaagagaaggagctGATCCGAGTCAGCTGGGAGAGTCTTGGCAAGAACAAAGTTCCACATGGAGTCATCATGTTCTCCAG ACTGTTTGAACTAGAGCCTGCACTCCTCAACCTCTTTCACTACAACACAAACTGTGGCACCATACAAGACTGCCTCTCCAGCCCTGAGTTCCTGGACCATGTCACAAAG gtaatGTTGGTGATCGATGCAGCAGTCAGTCACCTGGACAACCTCCATACCTTGGAGGATTTTCTGCTCAACCTGGGGAAGAAGCACCAGGCAGTCGGGGTTAACACCCAGTCCTTCGCT GTGGTGGGGGAGTCCCTTCTCTACATGTTGCAGTGCAGTCTGGGTCAGGGGTACACAGCCCCGCTGCGTCAGGCCTGGCTCAACATGTACACCATTGTAGTGGCGGCCATGAGCAGAGGATGGGCCAAGAACGGAGAACACAAGACTGACTGA
- the LOC135507386 gene encoding protein FAM161B-like, with protein MICIQPRAQENLRKSTAPIENQTHTENPEPHSSQHTKKEVLAFLDQTTSQVPDFDRLHKAFHREALRRAERKDVTKCQPFHLRTSTLPSRTSRSSSEKEQESIVSA; from the exons ATGATATGCATCCAGCCGAGGGCCCAGGAGAACTTGAGGAAGTCCACAGCACCTATAGAGAACCAAACTCATACTGAGAACCCTGAACCTCACAGCTCCCAGCATACTAAGAAGGAGGTCTTGGCCTTCCTGGATCAGACCACCTCCCAGGTCCCTGACTTTGATAGGCTGCACAAGGCTTTCCACAGGGAAGCCTTGAGGAGGGCCGAGAGGAAAGATGTGACCAAGTGTCAGCCCTTCCACCTGCGGACATCAACCCTGCCCTCAAGAACAAGCAGGAGCAGCTCTGAAAAAGAACAA GAATCCATAGTCAGTGCCTGA